One window of the Triticum dicoccoides isolate Atlit2015 ecotype Zavitan chromosome 3B, WEW_v2.0, whole genome shotgun sequence genome contains the following:
- the LOC119281468 gene encoding early nodulin-like protein 1 gives MANCKKWLLLVVGLTAMISSSEAYVFYAGGRDGWVVDPAESYNHWAERNRFQINDTIVFARGEGEGADSVLLVTEPDFDACNTRSPVRRLEDAGGRPEFRFDRSGAFFFISGDEDRCQKGKKLYVVVMAPRSQEWELAPAPGSPPLWASAPEHAEAPDMSPGNEGMSRSSLQAPPPTASAARLDLDVIAVGVVVGVLGALVL, from the exons ATGGCAAACTGTAAGAAGTGGCTTCTGCTCGTTGTGGGCCTCACGGCCATGATTTCCTCGTCGGAGGCGTACGTCTTCTACGCCGGCGGCCGCGACGGCTGGGTCGTCGACCCCGCCGAGAGCTACAACCACTGGGCCGAGCGCAACCGGTTTCAGATCAACGACACCATCG TGTTTGCgcgcggcgagggcgagggcgcggACTCGGTGCTGCTGGTGACCGAGCCGGACTTCGACGCGTGCAACACGCGTAGCCCTGTCCGCCGGCTAGAGGACGCCGGTGGTCGCCCGGAGTTCCGGTTCGACCGGTCGggtgccttcttcttcatcagcggcGACGAGGACCGGTGCCAGAAGGGCAAGAAGTTGTACGTCGTCGTGATGGCGCCTCGGTCCCAGGAGTGGGAGCTCGCACCGGCGCCCGGATCGCCGCCGCTCTGGGCCTCGGCACCAGAGCACGCGGAGGCCCCGGACATGAGCCCTGGCAACGAGGGGATGTCGCGCAGCTCGCTGCAGGCGCCACCACCGACGGCGAGCGCGGCACGGTTGGACTTGGACGTGATAGCCGTCGGCGTAGTCGTGGGGGTTTTAGGGGCTCTGGTGCTCTGA